One window of Nitrososphaerota archaeon genomic DNA carries:
- a CDS encoding vitamin B12-dependent ribonucleotide reductase yields the protein MAYDKPPKIRKRDGRVVTFEPEKIANAIYKAMQSVGQGSQKDAERLAKKVTQSVAAEFKQSIPSVEDVQDHVEETLIEEGFDKTAKSYILYRRRRTEIREAKRFFGVTDDLKLTVNAASVLEKRYLLKDELGNVIETPKEMCRRVAKSVAAAEAKYDSKAVATTEESFYRIIANLEFIPNSPTLMNAGTPVGQLAACFVLPVGDSIKQIFDAVKYMAIIHQTGGGTGFSFSHLRPRGDVVKTTHGIASGPVSFMRVFDTASDVIKQGGRRRGANMGILSADHPDILEFIRSKSRENFLSNFNISVSVTDEFMRRAELQEPYDLINPRSGETISSLFARDVLNLMVTMAWSTGDPGAVFIDEINRHNPTPKLGAIESTNPCGEQPLLPYESCNLGSINLARLVSDGELSWDRLREIVSVAVHFLDNVIDVSNYPLTQIAEVTRGNRKIGLGVMGFAEMLIQMGIPYDTDDALQMGEKVMAFITEEARKKSVELGEMRGSFLNFEESTWRAQGFKHLRNATVTTVAPTGTISIIAGCSSGIEPLFAVSFIRNVLEGTRLVESNPVFEKVAKERSFYSQDLMMEIARKGSIQTIEGIPADVKRLFVTAMDIAPEWHVKMQAAFQKHVDNAVSKTVNLPHNAAIEEVSDIYRLAHRLKCKGITIYRYGSKPEQVLYIGSEIGRQQGETREYVGAQAEYAGGCPTPGCDSY from the coding sequence ATGGCTTACGATAAACCGCCAAAGATTCGAAAACGTGATGGCCGAGTTGTTACGTTTGAGCCTGAGAAAATTGCTAACGCGATCTACAAGGCCATGCAAAGCGTAGGTCAGGGAAGCCAAAAAGATGCTGAGCGGCTAGCGAAGAAAGTCACTCAATCGGTCGCGGCGGAGTTCAAGCAATCAATACCATCAGTCGAAGACGTTCAGGACCATGTAGAAGAAACATTAATCGAAGAAGGATTCGACAAGACCGCCAAATCATACATACTGTATCGTAGACGAAGAACCGAGATACGTGAAGCAAAACGGTTTTTCGGCGTCACCGACGACCTAAAGCTAACTGTAAACGCAGCCAGCGTTTTGGAGAAACGCTACCTCCTCAAAGACGAGCTTGGAAACGTGATTGAAACTCCGAAGGAAATGTGCCGTAGAGTCGCAAAATCGGTAGCGGCCGCCGAAGCAAAGTACGACAGCAAAGCCGTAGCCACGACCGAGGAGTCCTTTTATAGAATCATCGCGAACCTAGAGTTCATCCCAAACTCTCCGACACTTATGAATGCAGGAACACCCGTAGGACAGCTCGCCGCCTGCTTCGTTCTCCCAGTTGGAGACTCGATAAAACAGATTTTTGACGCAGTAAAATACATGGCTATTATTCACCAGACCGGCGGAGGAACAGGCTTCTCATTCTCACACCTCCGACCCAGAGGCGACGTAGTGAAGACAACTCACGGCATAGCCTCAGGGCCAGTCTCCTTCATGCGTGTCTTCGACACCGCCTCAGACGTCATCAAGCAAGGCGGCCGGCGGAGAGGCGCAAATATGGGTATACTTAGCGCAGATCATCCTGATATCCTCGAGTTCATACGGTCAAAGTCGAGAGAAAATTTTCTCTCCAACTTCAACATCTCAGTCTCGGTGACAGACGAGTTTATGCGCAGAGCAGAACTGCAGGAACCTTACGATTTAATCAACCCGCGAAGCGGCGAAACGATCAGTAGCCTATTTGCTAGAGATGTTCTGAACCTGATGGTGACAATGGCTTGGTCAACAGGAGACCCCGGTGCAGTATTCATCGACGAGATTAACCGACATAACCCCACACCTAAGCTCGGAGCAATCGAGAGCACTAACCCCTGTGGAGAGCAGCCGCTTCTACCGTATGAGTCCTGTAACCTAGGCTCGATCAACCTTGCACGTCTTGTCTCAGACGGTGAGCTAAGCTGGGACAGACTGCGCGAAATAGTCAGCGTCGCGGTGCACTTCCTAGATAACGTGATAGATGTTAGCAACTACCCGCTTACACAAATTGCTGAGGTGACTAGGGGGAACAGAAAGATCGGTTTAGGAGTGATGGGCTTTGCAGAGATGCTGATTCAAATGGGGATACCGTACGACACAGACGATGCGTTGCAGATGGGTGAAAAGGTGATGGCCTTCATCACGGAAGAGGCTCGTAAGAAGTCTGTTGAGCTAGGTGAGATGCGGGGATCATTCCTCAACTTCGAGGAAAGCACCTGGCGAGCACAAGGCTTCAAGCATCTGAGAAACGCTACAGTCACAACAGTAGCTCCCACAGGCACAATCTCCATCATCGCGGGCTGCTCAAGCGGAATTGAGCCGCTCTTCGCAGTCTCATTCATCAGAAATGTTCTCGAAGGCACCCGTTTAGTTGAGTCAAACCCTGTATTCGAGAAAGTTGCGAAGGAACGGAGCTTCTATAGTCAAGACCTCATGATGGAGATAGCTAGAAAAGGCTCAATCCAAACCATAGAGGGTATACCTGCTGACGTGAAGAGGCTATTCGTAACCGCTATGGACATTGCTCCTGAGTGGCACGTCAAAATGCAGGCCGCCTTCCAGAAGCATGTGGATAACGCCGTCTCAAAAACCGTCAATCTGCCTCACAACGCCGCGATAGAAGAGGTGAGCGACATCTATCGACTGGCACACCGGTTAAAATGCAAAGGCATAACCATCTACAGATACGGCAGCAAACCCGAGCAGGTGCTTTACATCGGCAGCGAAATAGGTCGACAGCAAGGTGAAACTCGCGAATATGTCGGTGCTCAAGCCGAATATGCGGGCGGCTGCCCTACACCGGGCTGCGATAGCTACTGA
- a CDS encoding PadR family transcriptional regulator, producing MKPSELVSAPRGLLKVFIIDLASKYPVSGIEVTEQVGALSKGVWKPSPGSIYYILKELVSKKRLSEIYTPDKGVKKYVATEKGLEDLRLFRSFGNEILQKQAAFMSLTSQLIQDEAATKALNIYISELKKSEKP from the coding sequence TTGAAACCATCTGAACTGGTCAGTGCACCACGCGGCCTGCTAAAGGTCTTCATCATCGACCTAGCTTCAAAGTACCCTGTAAGCGGGATAGAGGTAACCGAGCAGGTTGGAGCGCTAAGTAAAGGTGTCTGGAAGCCAAGCCCAGGATCAATCTACTACATCTTGAAGGAACTTGTGTCGAAGAAGCGGCTTTCAGAAATATACACGCCTGACAAAGGCGTAAAGAAGTACGTCGCCACAGAGAAAGGCTTAGAGGACTTAAGGCTCTTCCGCAGCTTCGGCAACGAGATCCTGCAGAAACAGGCTGCGTTTATGTCACTTACCTCTCAACTCATTCAAGACGAGGCGGCAACAAAAGCTTTGAACATCTACATCTCAGAGCTTAAAAAATCGGAGAAACCTTAA
- a CDS encoding HAD-IIB family hydrolase, which produces MKIGALFSDYDGTLSPMHVPREKAFIPPKMMRILTFVSQKIPVAIITTKDLKFIKKRVPFARAISAIGGLEIQLSEGIIVVDDRIKERTRVIEKAYEAALSKMMPVSMRSETEVFFERKTTSGGLLAAFCIDWRMAHNKSSAVSKIETITKQCSEAGLYVVESKYDPFVDIYAVEINKGESFAKLKKELKIGDDELVMYLGDSEMDNSAFEAADISIAVKHEESSPHLQSNYFLQFKDLPKFISDLMAAGFDFEPNMVVDNL; this is translated from the coding sequence TTGAAGATAGGTGCGCTATTCTCTGATTATGATGGAACACTTAGCCCAATGCATGTGCCTAGAGAAAAAGCGTTCATCCCACCTAAGATGATGCGCATCCTTACTTTTGTCAGTCAGAAAATCCCTGTTGCAATCATCACCACGAAAGATCTTAAGTTTATCAAGAAGCGAGTTCCATTTGCCAGAGCGATTTCCGCAATAGGCGGGTTAGAGATACAGCTAAGTGAAGGCATAATTGTTGTAGATGATAGAATCAAAGAACGCACAAGGGTAATCGAAAAGGCGTACGAAGCCGCGTTGTCGAAGATGATGCCGGTAAGTATGCGTAGTGAAACAGAGGTGTTCTTTGAGAGAAAGACTACGAGTGGTGGACTGCTGGCCGCATTTTGTATTGATTGGAGAATGGCGCATAATAAAAGTAGTGCTGTATCGAAAATTGAAACTATCACTAAACAATGCAGTGAGGCGGGGTTGTATGTGGTTGAATCGAAATACGATCCGTTTGTAGACATCTATGCAGTCGAAATTAACAAGGGTGAGTCCTTTGCAAAGCTGAAGAAGGAGCTAAAGATAGGTGATGATGAACTAGTAATGTATCTAGGTGATTCGGAAATGGATAATTCCGCCTTTGAAGCTGCGGATATTTCTATTGCAGTTAAACATGAAGAAAGCTCACCTCATCTACAAAGTAACTATTTCTTACAGTTCAAGGATTTACCAAAATTCATAAGCGACCTGATGGCAGCAGGCTTTGATTTTGAACCGAACATGGTAGTCGATAACTTGTAA
- a CDS encoding glycosyltransferase family 4 protein, with amino-acid sequence MYQTSFSKGQELVAQRMVANFIKHGHDAFLITSNYHDGKEVFPTGSIPPEKSYVYAQDTELGIPVIRVDSSTSKWPPRRISFKDFVHTLEKIVNDFHLNVLITHSTLWNGPEETAKFVEWRRHIRSLGGYKDPLVFCQMSHYMEASPKRYSILERSFRLAWNKFSLSQVLHAANIVLVTTPFEGDAQVKMGASREKCVLFPGGIDEESFAKFASLGPGEIRQRLNLQKGAQIVSYLGTIEDRKNPKAVLEVAKKLQHRKDIHFVIAGRGDSEYADEIKATAETLPNVTYLGELSEKEKIQLIKASYLNIILSRLEGIGLSQLEFMFQGTPVITSAMGGQSWLIRHNQEGIHVKGPDDVEGALQAIVDLMDNPRQWLRLSANAKNRVKEFTFSKIISDLDLAITGELEKESGLSGLPAEVRDTFTEPEQVVKTWSHGSRKVVATNYGLFIQHGWLSRRTLELPYKSINSIEHIRRYAWKTLLFGSLLSTFLFVEPYLRPIFSRTLLSRIGQLAQTAFPNIALQFDLPDTFTNNLPLIPISIAMVVFTIQARKGFALHGASIKPVYLPRPFVDIIKYIKSMENNNVSVNISSKKNDTLSIENNF; translated from the coding sequence ATGTACCAAACAAGTTTCAGCAAAGGCCAAGAGCTTGTGGCGCAGAGAATGGTGGCGAATTTTATCAAGCACGGTCACGACGCCTTTCTCATCACCAGCAATTACCATGACGGGAAAGAAGTTTTCCCCACCGGCTCCATACCTCCAGAGAAAAGCTATGTTTATGCGCAAGACACGGAGCTCGGCATCCCAGTTATAAGGGTAGACAGCTCAACATCTAAATGGCCTCCGCGAAGAATCTCATTCAAAGACTTCGTTCACACCTTGGAGAAAATCGTAAACGACTTCCACCTTAACGTTTTGATAACACACAGCACTTTGTGGAACGGGCCTGAGGAGACCGCAAAATTCGTAGAGTGGAGACGTCACATCAGATCTCTGGGCGGCTACAAGGATCCTTTAGTGTTCTGCCAGATGTCTCATTATATGGAGGCTTCACCGAAGAGATACTCAATACTTGAACGCTCATTCAGGCTAGCGTGGAATAAATTCTCGTTATCACAGGTGCTCCACGCTGCGAATATTGTCCTTGTCACGACGCCGTTTGAGGGGGATGCACAGGTGAAGATGGGTGCAAGCCGCGAGAAATGTGTATTATTCCCCGGAGGCATAGACGAAGAATCTTTCGCGAAGTTTGCATCGCTGGGTCCAGGAGAGATTCGCCAGCGTTTAAACCTGCAGAAGGGCGCTCAGATCGTATCCTATCTTGGTACGATTGAGGACCGCAAAAATCCTAAAGCAGTTCTAGAGGTCGCTAAGAAGCTGCAGCATCGGAAAGATATTCACTTCGTTATTGCGGGCAGAGGCGACTCCGAGTACGCGGACGAAATAAAGGCGACCGCTGAAACTCTGCCCAACGTTACCTATCTGGGAGAGCTAAGTGAAAAAGAGAAGATACAGCTAATTAAGGCATCTTACCTCAACATAATCCTGAGCCGCCTAGAGGGAATCGGGCTTTCCCAACTTGAATTTATGTTTCAAGGCACTCCTGTGATCACTTCGGCAATGGGCGGCCAGTCCTGGCTAATCAGGCACAATCAGGAAGGTATTCATGTAAAGGGGCCTGACGATGTAGAAGGAGCTTTGCAGGCCATAGTGGATCTCATGGACAACCCCCGGCAGTGGCTAAGGCTTTCTGCGAATGCTAAGAACAGAGTGAAAGAGTTCACCTTTTCAAAAATAATAAGTGACCTGGATCTTGCGATAACAGGAGAACTTGAAAAGGAAAGTGGACTATCGGGCCTTCCCGCAGAGGTTCGAGATACTTTTACCGAACCTGAGCAGGTTGTAAAGACATGGTCGCATGGTTCCCGGAAGGTTGTGGCCACGAATTACGGGCTGTTCATCCAACATGGCTGGTTGTCAAGAAGGACGCTGGAGCTTCCTTACAAAAGTATTAACTCCATAGAGCACATCAGGCGGTACGCTTGGAAAACTCTTCTCTTTGGTTCTCTCCTCTCGACATTCCTCTTCGTTGAACCTTATTTACGCCCAATCTTTTCAAGAACTCTCCTATCGAGAATAGGGCAACTGGCCCAGACGGCTTTTCCCAACATCGCTTTACAATTCGATCTGCCAGACACATTTACAAATAATCTCCCGTTAATCCCTATATCCATAGCAATGGTCGTCTTCACCATTCAAGCTCGTAAAGGCTTCGCTCTTCACGGTGCGTCAATTAAGCCGGTCTACCTGCCGCGCCCATTTGTAGATATCATAAAATACATCAAGAGCATGGAAAACAATAATGTTAGCGTCAACATATCGTCCAAGAAAAATGACACTTTGAGTATAGAAAATAACTTTTAG